TCCCCAGGAGCTGTGGGATAGCGTTGTCACAACCCTGCGCGAGGCCGTACGCAGGGCCCTAGAGAAGCACCCACAAGCACAGGTGGTCGCCGCGGGCATCACCAACCAGCGCGAGACCGTTGTGCTGTGGGATCGTCGTAGTGGAGAGCCGCTGCACCGCGCGATCGTGTGGCAGGACCGGCGCACGGCGCAGCGTTGCGAGGCGCTGCAGGCGCAGGGCTTGACCCCCCTGGTCACCCAGCGCACCGGTCTGCAGCTCGACCCGTACTTCTCTGCCACCAAGATCGCGTGGATCCTCGACCAGGTGCCCGGCGCCCGCGAGCGCGCGGCGCGCGGCGAACTCGCCGCTGGCACCATCGATTGCTACCTCATTTGGCGCTTGACGGGCGGCCGGTCTCACTGCACCGACGTGACCAACGCGTCACGGACGAGTCTCTACGACATCGATGAGGCACGTTGGGACGACGAGCTGGCCCAGGCCTTCGGTGTCCCCGTTTCGGTGCTACCTGAAGTGCGCGAGAGCGTGGCAGAGTTCGGTCGGATCGACCCTCAGGTACTGGCCGGCGATATTCCGATCCTAGGGGTTGCCGGCGATCAGCAGGCGGCATCAATCGGTCAGGGTTGCGTGGCGCCAGGGCCCGTGAAGAGCACCTACGGTACTGGCTGCTTCATGTTGGCGAACACCGGTGAGACCCGCCTGCGAGCGGACAACGGACTCCTCGCCACCATTGCCTACGCCGTGCAGGGACGCACCACGTACGCGCTTGAGGGGTCGATCTTCAGCGCGGGCTCGGTCGTGCAGTGGCTGCGCGACGCGCTGGGTATTATCAGCGATGCGTCGCAGACGGAGGCTCTCGCCGCTTCCTTGGATACCAACGATGGAGTCATCCTGGTGCCGGCCTTTAGCGGTTTGGGCGCGCCCTACTGGGACCCCCATGCACGGGCCGCAGTGCTCGGTTTGAGTCGTGGTGCCGGGCGTGCCCACTTCGCTCGCGCGGCTCTGGAGTCCATCGCTTATCAGACCGATGATCTGTTGCAGGCCTTTCGTGGTGCCGGCGTGGAGCCGTCAGCTCTGAATGTGGATGGCGGCTTGACCGCTAACGGATGGTGCATGCAGTTCACTGCCGATGTGACAGACGTTCAGGTGCGTCGCCCGATCAACACGGAGACGACTTCCCTCGGCGCCGCATGCCTGGCGATGCTCGGTCACGGCGCTCTGGAGGACATTACGCAGGTGAGTCGCTTGTGGCAGCTGGACTGCGTGTTCGACCCGTCTTTCGATGCCTCGAGGCGTGGCCAGCTACTCGACGCATGGCGTGGCGCCGTTGCGCGCACGCGGTCTTCCACGGACACCTCTGGATAAGTCTTCACCACGCGAGCGCGCGGCGAGCGACTCACCTGGTGCAAAGCCCCTAGCCCAAATAACACATGACCGAACCATCGGGCCCATGGCCAGGGTTATTCAATCGATGACATTTTCTTGACCCTTGATCCCGTGCACAGCGTTGGGGCGTCTGCGCCTAGGCGTATGGCGAGCGCGTGCGCGCAGGCTCTGAGGAGGGAATAGATGAGCAAGCTCAAGGCATGGCTGACCGGCGGTGCAAGTGCGGCCGTGGCCCTGTGGGGTGGTGGCGCTGCAGCACAGGTGGAGGAAGTGGTGGTCACGGGCATCCGTGGGTCACTCGAACGTGCCGTGGACGTGAAGGAGAACGCGGGCAGCATCGTCGATGCGATCTCCGCCGAAGACATCGCGGATTTCCCTGATACCAACGTAGCGGAATCGTTAGCGCGCATCACCGGCGTGGCGATTACTCGAACCCGTGGCGGGGAGGGGCAGTTCGTCACTGTGCGTGGCTTGGGCGAGGAGTTCAACGCGGTCACCTACAATGGGCGATTGCTAGCCACGGAGAATAACGGTCGTGAGTTCTCCTTTGACGTGATCGCCTCGGAGCTGATCTCCGGCGCGGAAGTCTACAAGAGCTCCGAGGCCCGTCTCGGTGACGGCAGCCTCGGTGGGCGGGTCAACATCCGCTCCGCCAAGCCCCTCTCACGTCCAGGCTTCCATGCCACGGGGTCGTTCAGTGGCCAGTACGAGGGACTTGACGAATCCACGGGCCTGCGTGCCACGGGCGTTGTGTCCAACACCTGGGCGGATGACACCTTCGGCATGATCGCCTCGATCTCCTACCAGCAGCGCGACGCACGCACGGATATCGCGGAGAGCACCTTTCTGATCCCAGACGTGTTGGTCGACGCGAACGGTTTGGTCAACGGCGGCCTCGACGCCGACGGCGACGGCTTCAGCGACGATACGGGCGCCGTGATCACCAACCGGGACGCTCGCTTCAACGGCTTTGCGCCCTCAGTTGCATTCACTGATCGCCGTCGCATCGGCGGTACCGTCGCCTTCCAATGGACCCCGTCCGATCAAACAGAAGTCGTGGTCGACGCCCTTTACACCAACTTCGAGAGCCCCGGCCAACTGTTCGGTTACTCCTACTTCCCGAGCGCCTTCGACGGCTCCTTCACCGGCACCAATGCCGCGGTAAATGAGTTCAATCAGGTGGTGGCCCACGAAATTCAGGCCTTCGCCCTCGATCTCGTCTCCCGTCAGACGGAGGGCGAAGCCGAGACGATCGCCTTCGGCGCCAACATCGAGCACTACTTCAACGATCGTTGGAGCATCAACCTCGATGCGGCTTACTCCAATGCAGAAGGTAACCGCGATAACTTCGGCTCGGCCAGTGGCTCGGGCACCTTCTTCGTACTCGGCTACCCGAACAACGCCCAGTTCACCTTCGACGCCAACGGCCGGCTGACGCCAGACGCTACCTTCACGGCGCTAAACTTGCCCACCGACACGGGCAACACGTCGATCGAGAACCTCACTGCCGACGACATCCGCCTGCACTTCGCCCGTCGCGACACGATCGAGGTGGAGGACGAGATCATCTCCCTGCGGGCCGACTCCAAGCTCGAGTTTGGCGACGCGGACGTGCTGCGCTTCGGCGTTGACTTCGTCGGTCGCGAGAAGTCCAACACGGCCTTCAACAACCTGGCCAACCAGTGTCGTCTATGCGGCTACGCTACCCCCGTTGCGCAAAACTCCCCGCAGCTCGTACCGAGCCTGCTGCAGACCTTTGACGATAGCTTCCTCAGCACGGCCGATGGCAACTTCCCGCGCGTCTTCCCGTTCTTTACCACCGGTGACCTGGAGCAGGCCTACGCAGACTCGGGGAACGCCGACGCGCTGATCGCCACCTTCGATCCCTCGGCCTCCAGCGTGGTCGAGGAGAACGTGTGGGGCACCTACTTCCAATTCGACCTCGACGGCGAGCTTGGACGCATTCCGTTCATGGCCAACTTCGGCACGCGCTTCGCATACACCTCACTCACCTCGACTGGCTCCGCCGGCAGCCTCGGCTCCATCGTGAGCTCCACCTTGGTGCGCGACCCGAACGGCATGACCACCTCGAACCAGGAGTTCGGGTTTGCCGCCGGCGGTGATGTGGAGATCGACAACGACTACTTTGACGTTTTGCCGTCCTTCAACATCAACTTCGATCTGACCGACAATTACAAGCTGCGGCTGGCAGCGTCACGCTCCCTCTCGCGACCCACGCTCACGGACCTCTCGACCTTCTTTTCCGTGACCAGCTTCAACCCCGGCGGCGAGCAGGTGCAGTCCGCCAACCCCGAGCTCGAGGCGATCAGAGCCAATAACTTCGACCTGTCCATCGAGCGCTACGGCGACGGCGGCACCTACTTCGCGGTGGCCGCCTTCTATAAGGACATCTCAGACTTCGTCACCAATCGGGTGGTGGAGCAGACCATCACCGTGCCGCAGGTAATCCGCGAGAACGACGGCTCGATTACCGATAACGGCATTCAGGACATCAACTTTCTCGTGTTCGCGCCGCAGAACGGCGACTCCGCTGAGGTGTACGGCCTTGAGCTGGCAGCCCAGTACCTGTCGAATGCGGGCTTCGGTGTCTCTGGCAACGTGACCTTTGCCGATAGTACGGCAACGACAGATGGTGTTAGCTCACAGCTCGAGAACATCTCGGACGTCTCGGCCAACGGCGCCGTGTTCTACGAGAACTACGGCTTCCAGGCACGCCTGTCTGTGAACTATCGCAGCGACTACCTGATCGGGCAGACGGTGGAGGGCGGCCTCAATGAGTTCGCTGATGACTTCACCCAGTTCGATCTTTCCATGTCCTACCAGTTAAACGACACGCTCACCGTTTTCCTCGAAGGCATCAACATCTTCAATGAGGAGGTGATCCGCATTTCCGAGTTCGCTAACTCCGGTTTCCTCGAGTCCTTCGAGGAGAACGGCGCCCGCTGGGTGCTTGGCGTACGCGGCGGATTCTGATTAGCTCCCTGTCCCCGTTTGTCTTCGTCCTTGTGGGCGGGATCGGTTATCCGATTCCGCCTTTTTTTTGGGGGGTAGCTGAGCGATGAACCTGATTTCTGCCATCACCTTCCTGGCGTTCACGGCGCTGGTCGCTTTCGCCTCCTGGTGGCTGACGCGCGATGAGAAGCTCGACACCACTGAGGGCTATTTCCTCGGCGGTCGGCACCTCGGCTGGTTCCTCGTTGGCGGGTCCCTGTTCCTCTCCAACATCTCGGCCATCGCCATCATCGGCGAGACCGAGAGTGCCTACCTGATCAACATGTCAATCATGATGTTCGGCTTTGCCTCCATCTTCGCGATGGTGCTGGTGGCCGAATTCATGCTGCCTATCTACCTGCGCTTCGGGGTGACCACGACGCCGGAATTCCTAGGCCTTCGCTTCGGCCCAGACCTACGCCGTTGGGTCGCCACGCTGTTGATCATCTCCTACGTGATCAACCTCATGCCACCGGTGCTGTACACGGGGGCGGTCGTCTTCAACGGCATGTTTAACGTCGATGGTTTGCTCGGGATCTCGGAGTGGGCGGCGATCTGGGTGCTCGTGTGGGCCATCGGCCTGGTCGGCAGCGCCTACGCCATCTTCGGCGGCCTCAAGGCCGTCGCCGCGTCCGATGCGCTCAACGGGGTAGGACTGGTGCTCGGGGGGCTGCTGGTGCCGTACTTCGGCCTCACTTTCATCGGCGATGGCAGTCTCGCGGCAGGCTGGGAGCGCATCGTGACTGAGCGGCCGGATCACTTGAACTCGCTCGGTAAGGCAGCCGACCCTGTGCCCTGGCCGACGCTGTTTACGGGGATGATCCTGGTCAATCTCAACTACTGGGGGGCTGAGCAGTACATCCTCCAGCGCTCCCTTGGGTCGCGCAGTCTGGCGGCTGGGCAGAAGGGCATGATGTTCGGTGCTCTGCTGAAGTTCATCGCCCCGGCCATCACCGTGTTTCCGGGAGTGATCGCCGTGGTGGCCTTGCCGGCGATCAGCAACTCCGCGGAGGCCTACCCGCAGCTCGTGGCCCAGGTGATGCCGCCTTACCTCATTGGATTCATCGCAGCGATCATGTTCGGTGCGTCCCTGACCACCTTCAACTCCGGCTTGAATAGCACGAGTACCATCGCCGTGCTAAACGTGTATAAACCGTATGCCGAGAACCGAGGCAAGGAAGTTTCCGAGCAGCGGCTGATTCGCCTCGGTAAGGGCGCTCAGGTGGTGCTGGCAATCATCGCGATGACCATTGCACCGTTCATCGCGTTGGCGAGCGACGGTTTCTACGAGTACTTCCAGCGCGTAGCCGGCTTCTTCAGCATTCCCATCTTCACGATTGTCTTCGTAGGTTTGGTCACCAAGCGTGTGCCGGCGCTAGGTGCGAAGGTAGCGCTCGTCTTCTATCTGCTGTGCTACGGATACACTCAGCTGGTCGACGACTTCGGCCTCCACTTCCTGCACGTCGCCGCCATCCTGTTCCTGCTATCGAGCGGCATCATGTTGCTGTTTGGACGCTATGCGCCGATGGCCCGGGCCTTCGAACGTCCTCAAACGGCAGCCGTGGACCTAACGCCATGGCGCCGACGATGGCCGGCTTACGCGCTTAGCATCATCGCCATGTTGGCGGTGATCTTCTGGCTGTCGCCCTTCGGTGTGGCTGAGTGGGGGGCAGCGAAGTGAGCGCCGGTGAGCCCTGTGCCGCGGACGTCGCCAAGTTCCAAGATCAGGGCTACCTGGTAGTGCGTCACTTCTTACCATGCGCCGTCGCCGCACGCATGCGCGAGCTGCTTGCGCTCGATCGGGCAGTCTCCGCGAACGCTTACGAGCGTCGCGACGGCAGCGGGCGGCTGAGCAGGGTCACCTTGTGGTACGCGCCCGGGGATGATGTGTTCGGTCGCTTGTCCTGTTCTTCGCGGATGGTGGCGACGATCGCTGCGCTGCTCGGGGGGCCAGCGAGCTTCTTCCACGCCAAGCTAATGCAGAAGGAAGCTAAGCAGGGCGGTGCCTGGGAGTGGCATCAGGATTACGGCTACTGGTACGACGACGGATTCCTCACCGATGCCATGGCCAGCTGCTACGTGGCCCTCGATGAGGCGACGACAGACAACGGGGCCCTGCGGATTATCCCCGCCTCCCATCGCGTTGGCCGCCTGCGCCACCAGGTGGTGGGGGAGCAGCGCGCCGCCGATCCGGCGCGGGTTCAGGTGCTGCGAGAGCGCCACGGCGTGATGTGCTGTGAGCTGGCGCCAGGCGATGCCTTGTTCTTCCACGCAAGCCTTTTGCACAGCTCCCCGCCGAATCTCTCCGCGCGATCACGCTGGGGGTTGATTTCGAGTTTCTTCCGAGCGGACAACGCATCGATCCTGGACGACGCTCGCTTCCACGCCAAGGAGGTTGCGGTGGTACCTCATGACGCCATTATGGCCGGCGCCAGATCGCTTACCCTGGCCCAAGAGGAATTCCTGTCGGCGCCCGAAACCCCTTAGGCGGCAAATGCCGATCGTTGGATAGATCGCGCGGTAGGCAGGCCTCGCGCAGCCAGAACTCCTCTAGTCGAGTAGTGAAGCGAACTAGCTCTTCAGGGGAGTTCGGCTTCACGGCGTAAGCATTGGCGAGCAGGTCATAGCAGTCGTTAACGTCGGTAGCTTCGCTAGAGGTGGAGAGGACAATGGCGGGGATCCCGCGCAAGGCGCGATCCGCTTTCAGGGCGCGCAACAGCTCCTTGCCGTCCATGCGGGGCATGTTCAGATCGAGCACGATCAGGCTGGGTCTGGGATGGGACTGCAGATAGGATAGGGCTTCTTCCCCATCCACAGCGCAGTCGATCTGGCAGTCGGGGCGGTCGGCGAATCCGCGGCGAAACAGCTCCTGGTCGAACTTGTCGTCCTCCACCAGCAGAATGACGTGCTTCGTCCCGCTCATGACACGCCACAGGCTGCGCGCGGCGCACGGCGGCGCCTTGTCGATGGGAACTGGTACTGCATGAGGTCAGTTTACGACGTCACTTTGGGCTGAGCAGAACGCAGGTCTCGGTTCGTCTTGGGGTCAGCGCGTGGGCGTGGCGGCTTCGAGAACTACGTCATGCCCTTGGCCACGGGGCGAGCCGGATCCCGAATCCACTCGCTCCAGGAGCCGGCGTAGAGCCGCCCTAGGGGCAAGTCGGCGGCGGCCATCCCGAGCAGCAGGTGGCAGGCGGTGACACCCGAGCCGCACATGGCGACGAGCTGCTGCGGGGCGCGATTGCCAAGCAAACTCAGGTAGGTCTTGCGCAGGTGGGCTGGGGAGTGAAAACGCCCGTCCGCAGCGAGGTTGCGATCGAAGGGATGGTTGATGGCGCCGGGCACGTGGCCAGCAACAGGGTCGATCGGTTCCTGGTCACCAGCGAAGCGAGGCGCGGCGCGAGCGTCGGTCAGGAGCACCTCATCGGTGGCGAGGGCGTGTACTAGGGCACCCAGCTCCATGCACATCTCGGGATTCGCGGCAGCGGTGAACCGCGCTGGGTCAACGTCCGACGGCGCGGCGGGGCCATGCTCCAACGGTAGTGCCTGCGCCTGCCAATGGGCGAGTCCGCCGTCTAGCACCGCTACGGCGCGGTGGCCCAGCCAGCGCAACAGCCACCAGCAGCGGGCGGCGAAGGCGCCGCTGGCGCTGTCGTAGACGACCACTTGGGTACCGGGTTCGCCGCTAGCGACGCCCCAGGCGCCGAGTTGCCTGGCGAGGGTTCTGGGGTCCGGTAGCGGATGGCGCCCGCTGTCGTCGCGCACCGGGCCAGCGAGGTCGCGATCCAAGTCCGCAAAGCGTGCGCCGGGCAGGCGCGCTTCGATATAGGACTGGTGACCCGCCGTGGGATCGCCGAGATCGAAGCGCGCATCGAGCACAACTGGCGGGCTGTCACTGGCTAGCGCTTTCGCGAGGGATGCTGCGTCCACCAAGGCAGTCCACACGGGAGCACTCATGGGTTCTGCTCCCGCGGATCGATCCGCACTTCGATGCGCCGATTGCGCGTGCGGCCGCTCGACGTCTCGTTGCTGGCCACGGGGCGAGCTTCGCCCTCTCCCCGAGAGGTCATACGGCTAGGCGCCATGCCCGTGCGCTCCAGGAGCGCTTGGCGAACGCTGGCGGCGCGTTCCTGCGAGACGCGCAGGTTGGTGGCCGCATCGCCCGAGCTGTCCGTGTGGCCCTCTACGACGACGGTGCTTGTGGGGAATAGACGGATGGCCTGCGCCACCTTGTCCAGCAGGGGCGCCGCGTCACTGTCGACCTCGGTCCCACCGACCGCGAAGGCGAAGCCTGTTAGGCGCAGTAGGAAAACCTCACCTTCGCGAAGGAGCTCGGCTTCTTGCGGGGTGAACAGGTCGCGTAGGGACTGCAGGCGCTCCCTCGCGCGCTCCTGGCGCGCGAGGGCTCTCGCCATGTCGTTGCGGTCCTTGGCGATGTCGTCGAGCTCGCTGTCCGTCTGGGCTAGGCGTGTCTGCAGCTCGCGGATCACCGCGTTGCGCGTATCCAACTCCGCATCCAGCTCTGCGAGCCGCCTACCTCTTCGTTGTACGCTTGCGACGAGTTGATCTGTGAGCTGCCCAGGGTTGCCGGCGAGGGCGGGGGGCAGTGCCTGCTCTTTCTCACCAAGCGCTTCCCTTAGGGGAGTCAGCGCTTGCGACCAGGCGAGGAGAACGGCTTCTGCCGAGGCCTCGCCATCGGTGGCAAGCGCGCGCAGCGTGGTGGCGAGAACCTGGGCGCGCGCGAGATCTGCCATCGCAGAACTGGCCAGAGTCTGTGCACGTTGCGGCTGATCAGGCGCTTCGTCCAAGGCTCTCTCCGCCTGGCGCAGCGTGCCTTGCACGCGTTCTAGGAGCAGCGGCGTGCGGCGCGATAGGTCGCTGCGTTGCGCCTCGCGCAGGGTGTTACGCGCTTCCGCAAGTAGCACTGATTTCAGGGCGCTCGCGTGCGCCAGTCGGTACTCGGACACGGCGACGGGCGCGCGTTCTTCAGCGCTGCCACGGCGCCCACGTTCGAGGTCACCCAACAGGCGATCGAGCGTGCGCTCGGCGCGTCGCCATTGGCTCTCCGCGTACAGGGCTGCGTCCGCATCGACCGCGCCTTGGCGCGCCTTGGCTACTGGTGACAGCAGCTGCTCGTGTTCCGGTACGCCCAGCAACGTGCCAAGGCGCATGTCTTCCTGAGCTACGCCAGCGGAGCTGGCAGCGAGGAGCACCAGCACTAGCATTAGCGTCGGGCGCCAGGCAGGTCGATGCGACGTGGCTCCAGGGCAGGCGGCAGGCGATGATGTGGGCATGATCGGGCCGTCACTTTCGGCATGGAGGGGGCAGGGGCTCACCTTAGGCAGGCGTCCTAGGCCGTGCAAGTGAAGTGTGATCGCGTCTACCCTGCCTGCGCAGTGGGCGCCTGCGGTATCCTGCACAGGCGCGTTCGGCGCTTATAGAAGATCTCTATAAATTGTTATTTGTCAATTGGTTATCGGAGTTGAAGGTGTACTTTCGGCGAGCGCTCAGCAAGGCGTTGATCGGTGGCTTGGGGATCGGTGTGATGGCCGGCTGTGCGACGGCTGAGCTGCCGCCGCAGGCGCGTCGAGTACTGGCCCATCATGGGGTGCCGGCGGAGCACGTCAGCGTTTACGTGCACGAGGTAGGTATTGATGACCCGGCGTTCGTCCACTTGGCGGATACCGCGCGCAACCCCGCGTCGACGATGAAGCTGCTGACCACCTACGCCGCCCTCGACTCTCTGGGGCCTGGGTACACCTGGTACACGCAGGTATTCGCCGAAGGCGAGGTGCAGAACGGGGTCTTGCACGGCGACCTGGTGCTCCAGGGCGGCGGTGACCCGTACCTGGTGGCGGAGCGCCTGTGGTTGTTGCAGCAGCGCCTGCGCCTGCTCGGTGTCGAACACATTGTGGGTGATCTCGTGTTCGAAGAGGGCGCTTTCGCGCGCGAGCCAGGCGATCCGGGTGCCTTCGACGGGCAGCCGTTCCGTACCTACAACGTGCAACCAGCCGCGCTGCTGATGAACTTCCAGTCACTGGTGTTTCGCTTCGAACCGGATCGCGCCAGCGGGCGTGTGAACATTCGTAGCGACCCCCCCGTGGCCGGATTGGCGATCGACAATCGCCTGCGCCTGGGCGGCGGCGCCTGTGGAGGCTACCAGCGCGGGATCTCCTTCGATGCCCGCGATCGCGGAGACGAGTTCCGCGTAGTCTTCAGTGGCACCTTTCCCGCAGCCTGTGATCGCTACGCAATGCGCCGCGCGCTGCGCGCGACGGACGCGTACAACTACGGCATCTTCAAGGGCATGTGGGAGGGATCTGGTGGTCGACTAGAAGGTGCGTGGCGCGCGCGCGAAGCGGCGGCGGTGCAGGAAGGCCGAGAGCCTGTGCTGCGCTTTCCATCGCCTTCGCTTAGCGAAGTTATCCGTTCGGTGAATAAATACAGTAACAATGTGATGGCTCGCCACCTGCTGCTAACCATGGCTAGCGAACGTTATGAGGAAGCGGCCACACGTGCGATGGGCGTGCGGGCGATGCACGAATGGTTAGCGGAGAAGGGGCTGGCGCGCGAAGGACTGGAGGTGGAAAACGGCTCCGGTCTGTCGCGCGATGCGCGAATGACCGCTCGCCACATGGGGGAGTTGTTGTTGCAGGCGCGAAAGAGTCTCTTCGTCAGTGAGTACATCGCTTCGCTGCCCTTGTCAGCGATCGACGGTACCTTGCGCCAGCGCTTCGGTCGCGGAGACCTGGAAGGGCGTTTGCACATGAAGACCGGTAGCTTGGATCACGTGTCTGCTATCGCGGGATACGCCATGTCTGGAGCGGGCCGTGAGTACGTGGTCGCCATCATGATGAACCACCAGAACGCTCACCGCGGACCCGGAGAGGAGTTCCAGGAAGCGCTAATCGGCTGGCTGTTGACGAACGAGCCTAGCGCCGGCGCGCCCGCCTGCGAGCCGCCGATGGTCACCGCCGCGGACCTTCCGGAGCGCTGTTGCGTAGACGTCGCAGACTCCGGCGGAGTGGTTGAGAACGCAACGCATCGGTAGGCTTTTTTGCTGCAACGCAGCGTGCTTGGGCGCGGCCCGTCATTTACCTTCCGGGGCTCCCAAATTGCTGTGTGTTCATGGTAGTAATGGGTTGCTAGCCGGGCAGAACGACGATCACCGAAGGTTAGCGCGCCGCTCGCGGTGGGCACGGGGTAGTGTGTCCATGCGGGTGCATCAGTGTGTTGGTCTGATGCACCAAGGTGCGTGAACCGTGTCCCGACTGGTTTACATATTGATTATCGCGCTCGACGGGCCACTACGCCGGTCCGCGGCCTAGGCTCTGATGGCGTAGGCTGCGAAACGGTCGCCCGATGACCGCGGCAAACTGACACTCCTCACAAATTGCCACTCAATAACCTCGAAATGAGACAGCCGATGAGAAACATTCAACTGTCGGGACTGACGGCCGGCATGGGGGCTGCTGTGTTGCTGGGGGCTTCGCTCGCCGCACACGGTCAGGCCACGCTGAACTCGGTCCTGCGTGCGGACGAGGAAGTCGTACGTTTGGCCCAGGCCTCCCAAGAGCGCGTCGACAAGATCGTTGAGGACACCCGCAGTGCCCTCGATAAGTACCGGTCGGTGACCAAGGAAGTCGACGGCCTAAACGTCTACAACACGTTGCTACAGCGCCAGGTAGACGATCAGTTGGCTCAGATCGAGGAAATCACGAATTCCATCGAGCGCGTGACGGAGATCGAACGTCAGATCACGCCGCTCATGTTGGACATGGTGGAGTCTCTGGCGCAGTTCGTTGAGCTCGACGTGCCGTTTCTCGCCGATGAGCGTGCCGATCGCATCCAGCGCCTGCGCGAGACCCTGGAGCGCTCCGACGTGAGCGTCGCCGAGAAGTTCCGCGTAGTCCTCGAGGCCTACGAGATCGAAGTGGACTACGGCCGCAACATCGAAACCTACGCTGACCTGCTCGAGATCGACGGCACGGAGCGCCCCGTGGACATTCTCCGCGTTGGCCGCA
Above is a window of Pseudomonadota bacterium DNA encoding:
- the dacB gene encoding D-alanyl-D-alanine carboxypeptidase/D-alanyl-D-alanine-endopeptidase, which produces MYFRRALSKALIGGLGIGVMAGCATAELPPQARRVLAHHGVPAEHVSVYVHEVGIDDPAFVHLADTARNPASTMKLLTTYAALDSLGPGYTWYTQVFAEGEVQNGVLHGDLVLQGGGDPYLVAERLWLLQQRLRLLGVEHIVGDLVFEEGAFAREPGDPGAFDGQPFRTYNVQPAALLMNFQSLVFRFEPDRASGRVNIRSDPPVAGLAIDNRLRLGGGACGGYQRGISFDARDRGDEFRVVFSGTFPAACDRYAMRRALRATDAYNYGIFKGMWEGSGGRLEGAWRAREAAAVQEGREPVLRFPSPSLSEVIRSVNKYSNNVMARHLLLTMASERYEEAATRAMGVRAMHEWLAEKGLAREGLEVENGSGLSRDARMTARHMGELLLQARKSLFVSEYIASLPLSAIDGTLRQRFGRGDLEGRLHMKTGSLDHVSAIAGYAMSGAGREYVVAIMMNHQNAHRGPGEEFQEALIGWLLTNEPSAGAPACEPPMVTAADLPERCCVDVADSGGVVENATHR
- a CDS encoding DUF3450 domain-containing protein, whose amino-acid sequence is MRNIQLSGLTAGMGAAVLLGASLAAHGQATLNSVLRADEEVVRLAQASQERVDKIVEDTRSALDKYRSVTKEVDGLNVYNTLLQRQVDDQLAQIEEITNSIERVTEIERQITPLMLDMVESLAQFVELDVPFLADERADRIQRLRETLERSDVSVAEKFRVVLEAYEIEVDYGRNIETYADLLEIDGTERPVDILRVGRTSLYYQTSDQTYTGVWDQKARQWQPLSESQARNEIRKGIRMAGGQLAPDLLMLPTAAPEAAR